Proteins co-encoded in one Neodiprion lecontei isolate iyNeoLeco1 chromosome 3, iyNeoLeco1.1, whole genome shotgun sequence genomic window:
- the LOC124293377 gene encoding uncharacterized protein LOC124293377 — translation MYKSAVILVALIGTACAFPPANILRKSVAEDNVDEKAPKIPSQGSEVENQREDDGVRESDKKSTSEYRLFTATVTIPEFMTVTAIRSDQSAEENKGPKTSCAEGDASCDSLDENTPRQKRAIEFSSTFPTPQFTMINVGTVQNNISIRFVYQITDQKIQEQTNEY, via the exons ATGTACAAATCTGCAGTGATTCTCGTTGCGCTGATTGGAACGGCATGCGCATTTCCACCCGCCAACATCCTGCGAAAATCGGTAGCGGAGGATAACGTCGATGAAAAGGCTCCGAAAATCCCGTCGCAAGGATCGGAAGTCGAAAATCAGAGGGAAGATGATGGCGTCCGGGAGTCCGACAAGAAATCGACCTCCGAATATCGTCTTTTTACCGCTACTGTGACGATTCCGGAATTCATGACGGTGACAGCAATACGATCCGATCAAAGTGCCGAG GAGAATAAAGGGCCAAAAACGTCATGCGCCGAGGGTGACGCGTCCTGCGATTCTCTTGATGAAAATACACCACGTCAGAAAAGAGCTATCGAATTCTCCTCGACGTTTCCGACACCACAGTTTACGATGATCAACGTGGGAACTGTTCAAAATAacatttcaattcgtttcgTTTATCAGATAACTGACCAGAAAATACAAGAGCAAACTAACGAATactaa